Sequence from the uncultured Bacteroides sp. genome:
ATCATCACTGCCAATCCGATAGCAATACCAAACATAGCAATACGCACAGCCGGCTTTGATACTTGTTTACCAACTTCTTTTCCGGAATATATTCTTCGAGCTATAAAAAGCGAAAGATTCATTTTATTTTCCTCCCATTAAAAAGGTTAATGACTTATTTTTATGTATAACATATTTTGTCAGCAGCACCGGAACCACAAGTCCCGTAATAACTGCTACAACTAAGGCGACGCCATAAGTCAGTGGAGTCAACAAACCTATTTTCTCATATACAATTCTTACAAAATAAACTCCTGCCATGTGAAGCAGATAAATAGATGCACTGTATTGTCCTAAAGACATGAGCCATTTATTCTCTTTATGAAAGAATAAATAAGCAATGCAAATAATCATGTAACTACCTGCAAGACCGCAAATCAAGTTAAGACATGACTTCACATATTCAATGGAAAAACATTCTTTTCCACAATAGGCCAGAACGAATAAAAACATCGCACCAAGAGTCTGAGCAAAAGAGATGCGGAGTTTTTGGCTGTCTGTGAGTAAAAACAGAACCATTCCTCCCCAGAAATATAGAATAAACGAATGAACAAACGATAAATAGAACAGCTGTGGCAGAGGTATAAAATAGAGAACTGCCGAAAGAATTCCCATAATAATAATTCCGCCTTTAATCCGCATACAGAGAACTGAAATAAGGAATATCACAAAAAGGGTATAGATAAACCAAAGAAAAACAGCCGATCCTCCAACATTTGTATAAAAGATTTCAAGAAGATAATGCCAGTCTACCATTCGCTTTACCGGCATAAAAAAACCTAGAACAAAATTGAGCAAGGCAATAGCTGCCGAGATAAAGAAATAAGGAACCATTAAACGCAGAAACTTCTTCTTTAAGAAAGGAAGCAAAGAAATTTTGCCCGGCTTACGGCACAAAGACATCTGAAACAGGAAACCGGACAAAACCATAAATAAGGGCATATGAAACGAAAAAATAAGATTTTTCATCTCAATATAGTATGCGGGCATATATACCGTGGAAGTAAAATGACCGACAACGACCAATATAATTCCAAGAGCTTTAGAAAGCGTTATGTAATCATACTGCTTCATAAAAATCATTAATCAACTCTTCCCGGATAAGCTTCAAGCGCTTTACTCAGAATAAAAAGTGCACGGGTAAGATCTTTTTTCTTTAGCACATAAGCAATACGTACTTCATTGTATCCTGCTCCCGGAGTGGTATAAAAGCCCGAAGCCGGAGCCATAAATACAGTTTCTCCTTCATATTGAAAATCAGAAAGACACCATGCACAGAACTTATCGGAATCATCGACAGGGAGTTTAGCCACAGTATAGAAAGCTCCCATTGGAATTGGAGAATAAACTCCCGGTATTTTATTCAATCCGTCAATTAAACACTTACGGCGTTCCACATATTCGTCATATACCTCTCTGCTATATTCTTCCGGAGCGTCTAAAGAAGCCTCAGCAGCAATCTGTCCTATTAAAGGTGGACTAAGACGAGCCTGACAGAATTTCATAACGGCATTGCGAACTTCTTTATTCTTAGTGATTAAGGCACCAATGCGGATACCGCACTCAGAATATCTTTTAGATACTGAATCAATCAACACAACATTGTTTTCAATTCCTTCAAGGTGACATGCTGAAATATATGGCGAACCGGTGTAAATAAACTCACGGTAAACCTCATCAGAGAACAAAAACAGGTCATATTTCTTAACCATGTCTCTGATTTGATTCATCTCTTTGCGAGTATATAAATAACCGGTAGGGTTGTTTGGATTACAAATAAGAATACCCTTAGTACGCTCATTGATCAGTTCCTCAAACTTTTCAACCTTTGGAAGAGAGAAACCCTCTTCAATAGTAGTTGCCACAGTACGAATCACAGCTCCGGCAGAAATAGCAAACGCCATATAATTGGCATAAGCTGGTTCAGGAACAATAATCTCATCGCCTGGGTTAAGGCAAGACATAAATGCAAAAAGCACCGCTTCAGATCCACCTGTAGTAATGATAATATCGTCCGCTGTCAGATTTATATTAAATTTCGCGTAATAATGGGTAAGTTTCTCACGATAACTTCTGTAACCGTCACTAGGACTATATTCCAAAATAGTACGATCAATATTGCGGATTGCATCAATAGCAGCTTGAGGTGTAGGAAGATCGGGCTGACCGATATTCAGGTGAAACACGTGAATTCCTTTTTGTTTAGCTGCATCAGCTAGCGGAGCAAGCTTTCTGATTGGTGAAGCTGGCATTTCATTTCCACGAATGGATATAGTTGGCATACTTTTAAGTATTAAAATATATTTTCAATTGAGCTGCAAAGATAGAACTTCAAAAGTAACCAAGCAAACAAATTGTTAACAAAAACATAGTTTAGTTTTCTTTAAAATAAGATTTTGTTATAAAGATGTATTAATTCAAATAAAATATGTAAGTTTGTGTAACCTTAATATGGATGCTGTCATGATTACCAT
This genomic interval carries:
- a CDS encoding pyridoxal phosphate-dependent aminotransferase, translated to MPTISIRGNEMPASPIRKLAPLADAAKQKGIHVFHLNIGQPDLPTPQAAIDAIRNIDRTILEYSPSDGYRSYREKLTHYYAKFNINLTADDIIITTGGSEAVLFAFMSCLNPGDEIIVPEPAYANYMAFAISAGAVIRTVATTIEEGFSLPKVEKFEELINERTKGILICNPNNPTGYLYTRKEMNQIRDMVKKYDLFLFSDEVYREFIYTGSPYISACHLEGIENNVVLIDSVSKRYSECGIRIGALITKNKEVRNAVMKFCQARLSPPLIGQIAAEASLDAPEEYSREVYDEYVERRKCLIDGLNKIPGVYSPIPMGAFYTVAKLPVDDSDKFCAWCLSDFQYEGETVFMAPASGFYTTPGAGYNEVRIAYVLKKKDLTRALFILSKALEAYPGRVD
- a CDS encoding acyltransferase, with protein sequence MKQYDYITLSKALGIILVVVGHFTSTVYMPAYYIEMKNLIFSFHMPLFMVLSGFLFQMSLCRKPGKISLLPFLKKKFLRLMVPYFFISAAIALLNFVLGFFMPVKRMVDWHYLLEIFYTNVGGSAVFLWFIYTLFVIFLISVLCMRIKGGIIIMGILSAVLYFIPLPQLFYLSFVHSFILYFWGGMVLFLLTDSQKLRISFAQTLGAMFLFVLAYCGKECFSIEYVKSCLNLICGLAGSYMIICIAYLFFHKENKWLMSLGQYSASIYLLHMAGVYFVRIVYEKIGLLTPLTYGVALVVAVITGLVVPVLLTKYVIHKNKSLTFLMGGK